The following coding sequences lie in one Rutidosis leptorrhynchoides isolate AG116_Rl617_1_P2 chromosome 4, CSIRO_AGI_Rlap_v1, whole genome shotgun sequence genomic window:
- the LOC139839794 gene encoding stem-specific protein TSJT1 — protein sequence MLGVFSSSIVSPPEELVAAGSRTPSPKISSKSLVNRFIGSNESVVSMQIGDDVQLAYTHQNESITHPRSFAVKDEIFCLFEGALDNLGSLKQQYGLSKSANEVVLVIEAYKALRDRAPYPINQVVGHLIGSFSFVVFDKSTSTLFVATDQHGKVPLYWGITADGCVAFANDADLLKSACGKSLASFPQGCFYSTAIGELRCYENPKNKITAVPATEEEIWGAKFMVEGPSVISATQ from the exons ATGTTAGGTGTATTTAGCAGTTCAATAGTTTCACCGCCGGAGGAGCTGGTGGCAGCCGGAAGCCGTACACCGTCGCCGAAGATATCGTCCAAATCGCTCGTTAATCGGTTCATCGGAAGTAATGAATCGGTGGTATCGATGCAGATCGGTGATGATGTTCAATTGGCGTACACTCATCAGAACGAATCAATTACACATCCgag ATCTTTTGCGGTCAAAGACGAGATATTTTGCTTGTTCGAAGGAGCACTTGACAACTTGGGTAGCCTAAAGCAACAGTATGGGCTTTCCAAGTCGGCTAACGAAGTCGTTTTGGTCATTGAAGCTTACAAGGCTCTTCGAGATCGAGCCCCGTATCCAATAAACCAAGTTGTGGGCCACCTTATTGGAAGTTTTTCATTTGTTGTCTTTGACAAGTCAACCTCTACTTTATTTGTGGCCACA GATCAACATGGCAAGGTTCCTTTGTATTGGGGAATCACAGCCGATGGGTGCGTTGCATTTGCCAATGATGCTGATTTGCTCAAAAGTGCCTGTGGCAAGTCACTTGCTTCGTTCCCTCAAG GATGTTTCTACTCCACAGCAATTGGAGAGCTCAGATGCTACGAGAATCCGAAGAACAAAATCACAGCCGTCCCTGCAACTGAGGAGGAGATTTGGGGTGCAAAGTTCATG GTGGAAGGCCCATCAGTTATCTCAGCCACACAGTAA
- the LOC139903987 gene encoding nuclear transcription factor Y subunit C-3-like: protein MDQQQAQGMGAIGSSAQMPYSMAPYPPNQMMGIVPPASVGGSVPPSQTSGLQSPPAQLAQQQLAYQHIHQQQQQQLHQQLQNFWANQYQEIEQTTDFKNHSLPLARIKKIMKADEDVRMISAEAPVIFARACEMFILELTLRSWNHTEENKRRTLQKNDIAAAITRTDIFDFLVDIVPREDLKDEILASTMPRGGPVPVGAPTEGLPYYYMPPPQVGASGMYMGKPVDPQALYGQQPRPYMTQPMWTQQQQQEPQEDA from the coding sequence ATGGATCAGCAACAAGCTCAAGGTATGGGAGCTATCGGAAGCTCTGCTCAGATGCCTTACAGTATGGCACCGTATCCACCAAATCAGATGATGGGTATCGTACCCCCTGCATCAGTTGGAGGTTCGGTCCCACCTTCACAAACATCTGGTCTTCAATCACCGCCAGCTCAACTCGCTCAACAACAGCTTGCTTATCAGCACATCCATcagcaacaacagcagcaattgcaTCAGCAGCTCCAAAATTTCTGGGCAAACCAATATCAAGAAATTGAGCAAACTACTGATTTCAAGAACCATAGTCTACCATTAGCTAGGATCAAAAAAATCATGAAAGCAGATGAAGATGTGAGAATGATATCAGCTGAAGCACCAGTGATTTTCGCTCGTGCATGTGAAATGTTCATCCTTGAGTTGACTTTAAGGTCTTGGAATCATACTGAAGAGAACAAAAGGAGGACCCTTCAGAAAAACGACATCGCTGCTGCAATCACTAGGACTGATATATTTGACTTTTTAGTTGATATAGTACCGCGAGAGGATTTGAAAGATGAAATACTTGCTTCTACAATGCCGAGAGGTGGGCCCGTTCCTGTTGGAGCTCCAACTGAGGGTCTACCGTATTACTATATGCCGCCGCCACAAGTTGGTGCTTCTGGGATGTACATGGGTAAGCCCGTGGATCCTCAAGCTCTATACGGGCAGCAGCCTCGTCCGTACATGACTCAGCCTATGTGGACACAGCAGCAACAACAAGAACCACAAGAAGATGCTTAA